Proteins found in one Thalassophryne amazonica chromosome 1, fThaAma1.1, whole genome shotgun sequence genomic segment:
- the LOC117507698 gene encoding myosin regulatory light polypeptide 9-like, giving the protein MASKKTKVKTARKRPQRATSNVFAMFDQSQIQEFKEAFNMIDQNRDGFVDKDDLHDMLASLGKNPTDSYLETMMNEAPGPINFTMFLTMFGEKLNGTDPEDVIRNAFACFDEEGTGFIHEDVLRELLTTMGDRFTDEQVDELFREAPIDKKSNFNYMEFTRILKHGARDKDD; this is encoded by the exons ATGGCAAGCAAAAAAACCAAGGTAAAAACTGCAAGGAAGCGCCCACAGCGCGCCACCTCCAATGTCTTCGCCATGTTTGACCAGTCACAGATCCAGGAGTTCAAGGAGGCCTTCAATATGATTGACCAGAACCGTGATGGCTTTGTTGACAAAGATGACCTTCATGACATGCTCGCCTCACTAG GAAAAAATCCTACTGACAGTTACCTGGAGACCATGATGAATGAAGCTCCTGGGCCCATTAacttcactatgttcctcacaatgtTTGGAGAGAAGCTGAATGGCACAGATCCAGAAGATGTGATCAGAAATGCTTTTGCTTGCTTTGATGAAGAGGGCACAG gtTTCATCCATGAAGATGTGCTCAGAGAGCTGCTCACAACAATGGGTGACCGGTTCACAGATGAGCAAGTGGACGAGCTTTTCAGGGAGGCCCCCATTGACAAGAAGAGCAACTTCAACTACATGGAGTTCACGCGCATCCTAAAACACGGTGCAAGGGATAAGGATGATTAA